The Caballeronia sp. Lep1P3 genome window below encodes:
- a CDS encoding MerR family transcriptional regulator: MTITSEQDFDSEPHAGNGEADGAQDPPLARASGSGVSGIGIGAIAQEIGLTKDTLRVWERRYGFPEPMRSPGGERLYPQEQVTKLRLVKRLLDAGHRPSKVLAQPIETLQHLAESSGVGQDAPDAELDQLVALLRNGAYEDFRFGLLKRATRAGLERFVIDVAAPLSARVGNAWAAGTLQVYHEHLFSEAIQVTLRTLMRPLSDALRARGGRPRVLLTTLSGEGHGLGILMAEAMFLLSECDCIQLGLQTPLHDIVTAASAHDVDIVGLSFTAVLPAQGIANGLTELRAMLPSHVRIWAGGSSPALRRKFSEGIDYIPGLTPIEEFVTGWREGAVL, translated from the coding sequence ATGACAATCACATCCGAACAAGACTTCGACTCGGAACCCCACGCCGGCAATGGCGAAGCCGATGGCGCGCAGGACCCGCCGCTGGCGCGGGCCTCGGGCTCCGGCGTGTCCGGCATCGGCATCGGCGCCATCGCGCAGGAAATTGGTCTGACGAAGGACACACTGCGTGTCTGGGAGCGCCGCTACGGGTTTCCCGAGCCGATGCGTTCGCCCGGCGGCGAGCGGCTGTATCCGCAAGAGCAGGTAACGAAGCTGCGGCTCGTGAAACGTCTGCTCGACGCGGGGCACCGTCCGAGCAAAGTGCTCGCGCAGCCCATCGAAACGCTGCAGCACCTCGCGGAATCGTCGGGCGTCGGGCAGGATGCGCCGGATGCGGAGCTGGATCAGCTCGTCGCGCTGCTGCGCAACGGCGCTTACGAGGACTTTCGCTTCGGACTGCTGAAGCGCGCCACGCGCGCCGGGCTCGAACGGTTCGTCATCGACGTCGCCGCGCCGCTGTCCGCGCGCGTCGGCAATGCGTGGGCGGCGGGCACGCTCCAGGTCTATCACGAGCACCTTTTCAGCGAGGCGATCCAGGTCACGCTGCGCACGCTGATGCGCCCGCTCTCCGACGCACTGCGCGCGCGCGGCGGACGTCCCCGCGTGCTGTTGACGACGCTCTCCGGCGAAGGCCACGGGCTCGGCATCCTGATGGCCGAAGCCATGTTCCTGCTCTCGGAATGCGACTGCATTCAGTTGGGACTGCAGACGCCGCTGCACGACATCGTGACGGCGGCGTCGGCGCATGACGTGGACATCGTCGGGCTGTCGTTCACGGCGGTGCTGCCGGCGCAAGGCATCGCGAACGGACTCACGGAATTGCGCGCGATGTTGCCGTCGCACGTGCGGATTTGGGCGGGCGGCAGCAGCCCGGCGCTGCGCCGCAAGTTCAGCGAGGGCATCGATTACATTCCCGGGCTGACGCCCATCGAGGAGTTCGTGACGGGGTGGCGCGAAGGCGCCGTGCTATGA